The following are encoded together in the Equus przewalskii isolate Varuska chromosome 14, EquPr2, whole genome shotgun sequence genome:
- the SIX3 gene encoding homeobox protein SIX3: protein MNIYPPLLPAPGFPYLSAGQSMVFRSPLDLYSSHFLLPNFADSHHRSLLLASSGGGNRAGGGGGAGGSGGGGGNCAGGGGAGGAGGGGSGGGSRAPPEELSMFQLPTLNFSPEQVASVCETLEETGDIERLGRFLWSLPVAPGACEAINKHESILRARAVVAFHTGNFRDLYHILENHKFTKESHGKLQAMWLEAHYQEAEKLRGRPLGPVDKYRVRKKFPLPRTIWDGEQKTHCFKERTRSLLREWYLQDPYPNPSKKRELAQATGLTPTQVGNWFKNRRQRDRAAAAKNRLQHQAIGPSGMRSLAEPGCPTHGSAESPSTAASPTTSVSSLTERADTGTSILSVTSSDSECDV from the exons gtCAGTCCATGGTATTCCGCTCCCCCCTAGACCTCTATTCCTCCCACTTCTTGTTGCCAAACTTCGCCGATTCTCACCACCGCTCCCTACTTCTGGCGAGTAGCGGCGGCGGGAACCGtgcgggaggcggcggcggcgcgggaggcagcggcggcggcggcgggaacTGTGCGGGAGGCGGCGGTGCTGGCGGAgcaggcggcggcggcagcggcggcggctcCAGGGCCCCCCCGGAAGAGTTGTCCATGTTCCAGCTGCCCACCCTCAACTTCTCGCCGGAGCAGGTGGCCAGCGTCTGCGAGACGCTGGAGGAGACGGGCGACATCGAGCGGCTGGGCCGCTTCCTCTGGTCGCTGCCCGTGGCCCCCGGGGCGTGCGAGGCCATCAACAAGCACGAGTCGATCCTGCGCGCTCGCGCCGTGGTCGCCTTCCACACAGGCAACTTCCGCGACCTCTACCACATCCTGGAGAACCACAAGTTCACCAAGGAGTCTCACGGCAAGCTGCAGGCCATGTGGCTCGAGGCGCACTACCAGGAGGCCGAGAAGCTGCGCGGCCGCCCGCTCGGCCCGGTGGACAAGTACCGCGTGCGCAAGAAGTTCCCGCTGCCGCGCACCATCTGGGACGGCGAGCAGAAGACGCATTGCTTCAAGGAGCGGACTCGGAGCCTGCTGCGGGAGTGGTACCTGCAGGACCCCTACCCCAACCCCAGCAAGAAACGAGAACTGGCGCAGGCCACCGGCCTCACTCCTACACAAGTAGGCAACTGGTTTAAGAACCGGAGGCAGCGCGACCGCGCCGCGGCAGCCAAGAACAG GCTCCAGCACCAGGCCATCGGACCCAGCGGCATGCGCTCGCTGGCCGAGCCCGGCTGCCCCACGCACGGCTCGGCAGAGTCGCCGTCCACGGCggccagccccaccaccagcGTGTCCAGCCTGACGGAGCGCGCGGACACCGGCACCTCCATCCTCTCGGTAACCTCCAGCGACTCGGAATGTGATGTATGA